In Desulfobulbus oralis, one DNA window encodes the following:
- the pilM gene encoding type IV pilus assembly protein PilM yields MAKKKELVIGIDIGTHAVKVCQLQPSGKEGYRLLAAGSAALPAEAVEDGDLKEPKAVGKTVAALLKNLQVKGKKVGVSISGYSVIVKKINLEQMSDEELRKYIAMEAEQYIPFDSKDIYLDFQRLPVRKAGSDRQDIMLVAAKKEVVNHYLDMLAALKLNPVLVDVDGFALSNIWGVVTSSEVNVALIDIGASKMNINIIADGVSVVARDVAVGSAQLTNRIAVDLDVDYDLAEKIKLGAVAAPEHEAKIRGIFTKVCSQWAMEIRKAVDLYRSNNQKRSLSHIVLSGGGAKVSGLSEYIAKEIDLPVQVFDPFDRIQVDEKRFDRQFLAALGPEMAIAAGLAIRPATL; encoded by the coding sequence ATGGCGAAGAAAAAAGAATTGGTAATTGGTATTGATATTGGTACGCATGCGGTGAAGGTGTGCCAGCTGCAGCCGAGCGGTAAAGAAGGCTACCGCCTGCTGGCAGCGGGGAGTGCAGCTTTGCCTGCCGAAGCGGTCGAGGATGGCGATCTGAAAGAGCCCAAGGCTGTAGGTAAAACGGTTGCCGCCCTGCTGAAAAATCTCCAGGTCAAGGGGAAAAAGGTAGGCGTTTCGATTTCCGGCTATTCTGTCATCGTAAAAAAGATCAACCTGGAACAGATGTCTGATGAAGAATTGAGGAAATATATTGCAATGGAAGCCGAGCAGTATATTCCTTTTGACTCCAAGGACATCTACTTGGATTTTCAAAGGTTACCGGTCCGAAAAGCCGGTTCTGACCGGCAAGATATCATGCTGGTGGCGGCAAAGAAGGAAGTGGTCAACCACTATCTTGATATGCTTGCAGCGTTGAAGCTGAATCCGGTTTTGGTCGATGTCGACGGTTTCGCTCTCAGCAATATTTGGGGGGTAGTTACCTCATCTGAGGTTAATGTGGCACTGATAGATATCGGTGCCTCCAAGATGAATATTAACATCATAGCTGATGGTGTATCTGTTGTCGCCCGTGATGTTGCCGTGGGCAGTGCCCAGTTGACCAATCGCATTGCAGTGGATCTGGATGTCGACTACGACTTGGCCGAGAAGATTAAACTGGGCGCGGTAGCGGCGCCGGAGCACGAGGCGAAAATCCGCGGCATTTTTACCAAGGTGTGCAGCCAATGGGCGATGGAAATCAGAAAGGCTGTCGATTTGTATCGCTCTAACAATCAGAAGAGATCACTATCCCATATCGTTTTGAGCGGAGGGGGGGCAAAGGTCTCTGGACTGTCGGAATACATTGCCAAAGAAATAGACTTGCCTGTTCAGGTGTTTGATCCTTTTGATCGTATTCAGGTTGACGAAAAGAGGTTTGATCGCCAATTTTTGGCAGCCTTAGGCCCAGAAATGGCAATTGCAGCGGGTCTTGCAATTCGCCCAGCCACTCTTTAA
- the mfd gene encoding transcription-repair coupling factor, which yields MQTILARLQEGQTVPTAISGCTSASAALLLARLLAAGKRSLCCLLPSEEELQLLAQDFAFFSASPLLLFPGTGIPPYTVLKPEMAACGERVSTLYQVRNLQEPALILSTVEAVCRRLPSPQHLNTKCELLIAGEDADRDALIAFALASGYQPCELVRQEGDLAIRGGIIDLYPPSWHGESVGPLRLDFFGDTVESIRTFDPASQRSTGELAEAILLPCSELLYPDDPAGQARMLEAFDRLRDGLQAPAQANAGVREHLQLRQRFAGMDMLAPMLTGADGLRSFFEYLPATCSLLLFDAPACRRRARLFFERVDANFAAVQTQGMAVSPPEELFLAESELLAVLGKRTLVHLMRLPDPEALTAPLPLPVKNHSLLAQEMTLSRQKQGILGPLATHIKEWQARGESVLLACRSLRQAGHLQSMLAQHQVDAACPGRSYAAMTSIPRAQVICLAAPLSQGFDLPHEQLHILSTAELFGDRRISPRRSGRNAGPDAPAVQLEQLHKGDIVVHADHGIARFEGLVNLNYAGVHGDFLLLLFRNDDKLYVPVDRLHKVGRYKGLSEQEPRLDLLGSQHWLYTKKKVSDAVWKIAQELLDIYARRAMRQGHRFSGPGEFYRELEESFPYDETSGQLKAIGEVLDDLCKARPMDRLICGDVGYGKTEVAARAAFKVIEDGYQVAILVPTTVLAEQHLATFRERFATFPVRIACLNRFRTRAEQKQIIGDLGTGKIDIVIGTHRLLSKDISFQKLGLLVVDEEHRFGVAHKEKIKKIKANVDVLTLTATPIPRTLQMSLVGIRDLSIISTPPRQRRPVKTLLAKRDALIIKEACQRELERQGQVFFLHNRVQSIMQVAARVSDLVPQARVGVAHGQMPTEELEKVLVQFIHHNLDVLVCTTIIESGLDIANANTILIDRADRIGMADLYQLRGRVGRSERQAYAYLLVPSLEHLSSDAERRLQALLEHSDLGEGFQVAMNDLQIRGGGNLLGISQSGHVAAVGYDLYFQLLQDTVADLQARKNGRQPENGDPAFDPEIKLQGEAFLPEDYIRDTALRYQMYRKLSYAGSGSAEELSALAEELEDRFGPLPAPAQAMFTIIAIKQRLTALRIRRLEQGAQRLLFCFDETTTVLPETILAYVQQQNVSRSKNALCRFTPEGHLIVPLDQTTKVMATIDHVLTALAAGRSERQGSTANSAAQRLSGGAIQSTL from the coding sequence ATGCAGACCATTCTTGCCCGCCTGCAGGAAGGGCAGACCGTTCCCACAGCCATATCGGGATGTACCTCCGCCTCGGCAGCCTTGCTTCTGGCAAGGCTGCTGGCCGCGGGCAAGCGCAGTCTCTGCTGCCTGCTGCCTTCGGAAGAAGAGCTGCAACTGCTGGCGCAGGACTTTGCCTTCTTTTCCGCCAGCCCGCTTCTGCTCTTCCCTGGAACCGGCATTCCGCCCTATACCGTACTCAAGCCGGAAATGGCCGCCTGCGGCGAACGGGTGAGTACACTCTACCAGGTCCGGAATCTGCAGGAGCCGGCTCTGATTTTGAGCACTGTCGAGGCGGTCTGCCGGCGCCTGCCGAGCCCCCAGCACCTGAATACAAAGTGCGAACTGCTCATCGCGGGGGAAGACGCAGACCGGGATGCGCTGATTGCCTTTGCCCTGGCCAGCGGCTACCAGCCCTGCGAACTGGTGCGGCAGGAGGGCGATCTGGCTATCCGGGGCGGCATCATCGACCTCTACCCACCCTCCTGGCATGGCGAATCGGTGGGGCCCCTGCGGCTGGATTTTTTCGGCGACACGGTCGAATCCATTCGGACCTTTGACCCTGCAAGCCAGCGTTCCACCGGCGAACTGGCCGAGGCCATCCTGCTGCCCTGCTCGGAACTGCTCTACCCGGATGACCCGGCCGGGCAGGCCCGCATGCTGGAGGCTTTTGACAGGCTCCGCGACGGCCTGCAAGCACCGGCCCAGGCAAATGCCGGCGTCCGCGAGCATCTGCAGCTCCGGCAGCGCTTTGCCGGAATGGACATGCTGGCCCCCATGCTGACAGGTGCGGACGGACTGCGCTCCTTTTTTGAATACCTGCCCGCGACTTGTTCTTTGCTCCTTTTCGACGCCCCTGCCTGCCGGCGGCGCGCCCGTCTGTTCTTTGAGCGCGTAGACGCCAATTTTGCCGCAGTGCAGACTCAGGGCATGGCAGTCTCGCCTCCGGAAGAGCTTTTTCTTGCCGAATCCGAGCTGCTGGCCGTACTCGGCAAGCGCACGCTGGTTCATCTGATGCGGCTGCCCGATCCCGAAGCCCTGACGGCGCCCCTGCCCCTGCCGGTCAAAAACCACAGTCTGCTTGCCCAGGAAATGACGCTTTCGCGGCAAAAGCAGGGCATACTTGGGCCCCTCGCCACGCATATCAAGGAGTGGCAGGCGCGGGGCGAAAGTGTCCTGCTCGCATGCCGGTCGCTCAGGCAAGCCGGACACCTGCAGAGCATGCTGGCCCAGCACCAGGTGGACGCTGCCTGCCCAGGCCGTTCCTACGCCGCCATGACCTCCATACCCAGGGCTCAGGTCATCTGTCTGGCCGCGCCCCTCTCCCAGGGCTTTGACCTGCCACATGAGCAACTGCACATTCTCTCCACCGCGGAACTTTTTGGTGACAGGCGGATATCGCCGCGGCGGAGCGGCAGGAATGCGGGCCCCGATGCGCCAGCCGTCCAACTGGAGCAGTTGCATAAGGGCGACATTGTCGTACACGCAGATCACGGCATTGCACGCTTCGAGGGGCTGGTCAACCTGAACTATGCGGGTGTGCACGGTGATTTTTTGCTGCTCCTGTTCCGCAACGACGACAAACTCTACGTGCCGGTGGACAGGCTCCACAAGGTCGGCAGGTACAAGGGCCTGAGCGAACAGGAGCCCAGGCTGGACCTGCTGGGCTCGCAGCACTGGCTCTACACCAAAAAAAAGGTCAGCGACGCGGTCTGGAAGATTGCCCAGGAACTGCTCGACATCTATGCAAGGCGGGCCATGCGCCAGGGGCACCGCTTTTCTGGGCCGGGCGAGTTTTATCGCGAGCTGGAGGAGTCTTTCCCCTACGACGAAACCAGCGGCCAGCTCAAGGCCATTGGCGAGGTGCTGGATGATCTCTGCAAAGCCCGACCCATGGATCGGCTCATCTGTGGTGACGTTGGCTACGGCAAAACCGAGGTGGCGGCCAGAGCGGCATTCAAGGTGATCGAGGACGGCTATCAGGTGGCGATCCTGGTGCCAACGACCGTGCTGGCGGAGCAGCACCTGGCGACCTTCAGGGAGCGTTTTGCCACCTTTCCGGTACGCATAGCCTGCCTGAATCGCTTCCGCACCCGTGCCGAGCAGAAACAGATCATCGGCGATCTGGGCACGGGCAAAATCGACATCGTTATCGGAACGCACCGTTTGCTGTCCAAGGACATCAGCTTCCAAAAGCTGGGGCTGCTGGTTGTTGACGAGGAACACCGTTTTGGCGTGGCCCACAAAGAAAAAATAAAAAAAATCAAGGCAAACGTGGACGTGTTGACGCTCACGGCAACCCCGATTCCACGCACCCTGCAGATGTCGCTTGTGGGTATTCGCGACCTTTCCATTATTTCCACCCCGCCCAGGCAGCGACGCCCCGTCAAAACCCTGTTGGCCAAACGCGATGCGCTGATCATCAAGGAGGCCTGCCAACGGGAACTGGAACGGCAGGGACAGGTATTTTTTCTGCACAACCGGGTGCAGTCCATCATGCAGGTGGCGGCCCGAGTCTCCGACTTGGTGCCCCAGGCGCGGGTAGGGGTGGCCCATGGCCAAATGCCCACGGAGGAGCTGGAGAAGGTGCTCGTCCAGTTTATCCACCACAATCTGGATGTGCTTGTCTGCACCACAATCATCGAATCGGGGCTGGATATTGCCAACGCCAATACGATTCTTATCGATCGCGCCGATAGGATAGGCATGGCCGATCTTTACCAGTTGCGTGGCAGGGTGGGCCGCAGCGAGCGTCAGGCCTATGCCTATCTGCTCGTGCCCTCGCTCGAACACCTGAGCAGCGATGCAGAACGCCGGCTCCAGGCCCTGCTCGAGCACTCGGATCTGGGAGAAGGTTTTCAGGTGGCGATGAATGATCTGCAGATTCGCGGTGGCGGCAATCTGCTGGGCATCTCCCAGTCAGGACACGTGGCCGCAGTTGGCTACGACCTGTATTTTCAGCTTCTGCAAGACACGGTGGCCGATCTGCAGGCCCGGAAAAATGGCCGGCAGCCGGAAAACGGCGATCCGGCCTTTGATCCGGAAATCAAACTGCAGGGCGAGGCATTTTTACCGGAAGACTATATCCGGGATACGGCGCTGCGTTATCAGATGTACCGAAAACTGTCCTACGCAGGCAGCGGCAGCGCGGAAGAGCTCAGCGCACTGGCGGAGGAATTGGAGGATCGCTTTGGCCCATTGCCTGCACCCGCCCAGGCAATGTTCACCATCATTGCCATCAAGCAAAGACTAACTGCACTTCGCATCAGACGTCTGGAGCAAGGGGCTCAAAGGCTGCTCTTCTGCTTCGACGAGACAACAACAGTATTACCGGAAACGATCCTGGCCTATGTGCAGCAACAAAATGTGAGCAGGAGCAAGAATGCCCTCTGCCGCTTTACACCCGAGGGCCACCTCATCGTACCGCTTGATCAAACCACCAAGGTGATGGCAACCATTGATCATGTGCTGACAGCGCTGGCTGCCGGGCGTTCGGAAAGGCAGGGGTCAACCGCAAACAGCGCAGCACAGCGCTTATCTGGCGGAGCCATCCAGAGCACTTTATAA
- the mshL gene encoding pilus (MSHA type) biogenesis protein MshL: MNLQKTLVIFATLALICALGACSGKKGGKQETPAPSAMSSMPTKMNEPVQMPSRYQNPGYLASRTALGDDLGDTPAEFQIRVGATIKSTSGPQPLWDVLKRLANLKGMTVSWASDVDQNYLVDVDINAQDLFQDAVANLLRQADYFYEMNGKTIVVKNKTTKVFHVGVPYVKGDYTSKVGGNFLPTQGQVTTATEGVVKLNSEKNPFDIWENVQKNLDVILNVAAAERAALAESKAQAAEAAAEIAAAEQTGNPLPQRARKPAVVKSEKAKQGESGQRAEDGAFYIVDKATGNVTVTAKPSVMATVENYFANLKKELYRQIAIEAKIIEVYLSDRTKIGLDWGSVLESFKVTGTVAFGTNGQVYPWTGSNRFVSKISMPNADFSVLINALNEQGETHILSNPKLTVLNGQPAIISIGKVRKYISSIEDDYDGDSNEHNYTVETDSIVEGVSMGVIATITDDHSMIMQLTPVTTELEGDAIPYRTVGINAAEIGLPVITMRELSTTVQVGDGEMLVIGGLIDTATEKKEQFAPVVGKIPLIKYLFGYEDKAVRKRELVILLAPKII; the protein is encoded by the coding sequence ATGAACTTGCAGAAAACATTGGTGATCTTTGCGACACTAGCATTGATCTGTGCTCTTGGCGCCTGCAGTGGAAAAAAGGGTGGTAAGCAAGAAACTCCCGCCCCGTCAGCCATGTCCAGCATGCCAACAAAGATGAACGAGCCTGTCCAAATGCCATCGCGCTACCAAAACCCAGGGTATTTGGCATCACGAACAGCCTTGGGGGATGATCTTGGTGATACGCCGGCGGAGTTTCAAATACGGGTAGGCGCAACGATCAAATCGACGTCAGGGCCGCAGCCGCTCTGGGACGTACTGAAAAGATTGGCAAACCTCAAGGGCATGACAGTCAGCTGGGCTAGTGACGTTGATCAGAATTACCTGGTTGATGTCGATATCAATGCTCAGGATCTGTTTCAGGACGCAGTTGCCAACCTGCTGCGCCAGGCTGACTATTTTTACGAGATGAACGGCAAAACCATTGTGGTCAAGAACAAAACGACCAAGGTTTTTCATGTCGGTGTGCCCTACGTCAAAGGTGATTATACGTCCAAGGTTGGGGGCAATTTTCTTCCCACGCAGGGACAAGTGACTACCGCAACAGAGGGGGTTGTAAAACTGAACAGCGAGAAGAACCCCTTTGACATCTGGGAAAATGTTCAAAAGAACTTGGATGTCATTTTGAATGTGGCTGCTGCCGAACGCGCTGCACTAGCCGAAAGTAAAGCACAAGCTGCGGAGGCAGCGGCTGAAATCGCTGCGGCAGAACAGACTGGCAATCCGCTGCCCCAACGGGCCCGCAAGCCTGCGGTGGTGAAGAGTGAGAAAGCAAAGCAAGGCGAAAGCGGACAGCGCGCTGAAGATGGCGCATTCTATATTGTAGACAAGGCGACTGGTAACGTGACAGTTACGGCCAAGCCATCTGTTATGGCAACGGTCGAAAATTACTTTGCAAACCTCAAAAAGGAACTTTATCGCCAGATTGCCATTGAGGCCAAAATAATTGAGGTCTATCTGTCAGATCGAACCAAAATTGGTTTGGACTGGGGGAGCGTGTTGGAGAGCTTTAAGGTTACAGGTACCGTAGCCTTTGGCACTAACGGTCAGGTGTACCCGTGGACTGGTTCGAATCGCTTTGTGAGCAAAATTTCCATGCCAAATGCTGATTTTAGCGTGCTAATTAATGCCTTAAATGAACAAGGGGAAACGCACATTCTTTCGAATCCAAAATTGACCGTTTTGAATGGGCAACCTGCAATTATTAGTATTGGTAAGGTGCGAAAATATATTTCCTCTATTGAGGATGATTATGATGGCGACAGTAATGAACACAACTATACAGTTGAAACGGATAGCATCGTGGAAGGAGTCTCCATGGGTGTCATTGCAACAATTACTGATGATCACAGCATGATTATGCAGTTAACACCGGTGACCACTGAATTGGAGGGTGATGCTATCCCATACAGAACTGTAGGAATCAATGCTGCAGAAATTGGTCTCCCGGTCATAACAATGCGAGAGCTATCAACCACTGTTCAAGTAGGTGACGGGGAAATGCTGGTCATTGGTGGCTTAATTGATACTGCTACCGAGAAAAAAGAGCAGTTTGCTCCAGTGGTTGGCAAGATTCCACTTATTAAGTACCTCTTTGGTTATGAGGATAAAGCTGTCAGAAAGCGGGAGCTTGTGATTCTGTTGGCGCCAAAGATCATTTGA
- a CDS encoding AMIN domain-containing protein, whose protein sequence is MKRLGDSALFRECCRRWLGAASAAFVGLAFVAVVQAQEGEKSAVTEIAVKKSAASLEVRIKGNESLTYQTYELPKPARVVIDVANASLKSGITADIPKDTPIQLQTKEIADASPQILRFEFILKKSLPYTTKQDGKDILVNFELQKPAVAGKSKTNAASGKALAKQLPDTSKAAGPARSSQGNETFGFSGYERERISVDFYKMDLHNVFRFLREVSGTNIIVDESVQGTLTLTLDDVPWDFALDAILNLKDLKKEERYNTIVIYPKSKEFIWPNKTVSKLSFQADEDIAQQDALVITQMEQQPVGLVEASQLIARGREFEKAHNPTMAVQAYEQAFEKWSSNAKLANRISAIYLVELRQNAKALQYAKSALAINKKDRVAALNAAIASANMRSMQAAASYFDMCVQGDSPSQEALLSYALFREEARQYDLALQILAKHDSLYGRTLEAMVAKARILDKKGASSQAVQAYREILSSGFALPSDLSRFVRARVGMAN, encoded by the coding sequence ATGAAAAGGCTTGGAGATAGTGCACTTTTTCGTGAGTGCTGTCGGCGGTGGTTGGGCGCTGCATCAGCTGCTTTTGTAGGCTTGGCCTTTGTCGCGGTGGTGCAGGCCCAGGAAGGGGAAAAGTCTGCGGTTACCGAAATTGCCGTCAAGAAATCGGCTGCATCATTGGAAGTCCGTATTAAAGGCAATGAAAGTTTGACCTATCAGACCTATGAGTTGCCGAAGCCGGCACGGGTCGTTATTGATGTGGCAAACGCAAGTCTCAAATCCGGGATAACTGCCGATATTCCCAAAGATACCCCGATTCAGTTGCAGACCAAGGAAATTGCTGATGCAAGTCCTCAGATTTTGCGGTTTGAATTCATATTAAAGAAGTCATTGCCCTATACCACGAAGCAGGATGGCAAGGATATTCTGGTGAATTTTGAGTTGCAGAAGCCTGCTGTGGCGGGCAAAAGCAAAACGAATGCAGCTTCCGGCAAGGCACTGGCCAAGCAGCTCCCTGATACATCCAAGGCGGCAGGCCCAGCGCGCAGCAGCCAGGGCAACGAGACCTTTGGTTTCTCTGGTTATGAGCGCGAGCGAATCAGCGTGGATTTTTATAAAATGGATCTCCACAATGTCTTTCGCTTCCTTAGGGAAGTCAGCGGAACAAACATTATTGTGGATGAGTCTGTTCAGGGCACTTTGACCTTGACCCTTGATGACGTCCCCTGGGATTTTGCTCTTGACGCTATCCTGAATCTGAAGGACCTGAAAAAAGAGGAGCGTTACAACACCATCGTTATCTACCCAAAGTCAAAGGAGTTTATCTGGCCAAACAAAACCGTAAGCAAACTCTCCTTCCAGGCTGATGAAGACATAGCCCAGCAGGACGCTTTGGTGATTACCCAGATGGAACAGCAGCCTGTGGGCCTGGTTGAGGCCTCGCAACTGATTGCCAGGGGCCGCGAGTTTGAGAAGGCACACAATCCGACCATGGCTGTGCAGGCCTATGAACAGGCCTTTGAGAAGTGGAGTTCCAATGCCAAGCTGGCGAATAGGATCTCGGCTATCTACCTGGTGGAATTGCGGCAGAATGCCAAAGCCCTACAATACGCCAAGAGTGCTTTGGCAATCAATAAAAAGGATCGTGTAGCTGCCCTCAACGCAGCTATTGCCTCGGCCAATATGCGTAGCATGCAGGCTGCAGCTTCTTACTTCGATATGTGTGTGCAGGGTGACAGCCCTAGTCAGGAGGCACTTCTGAGTTATGCCCTATTTCGTGAAGAAGCTCGCCAATATGATCTTGCCCTGCAAATTCTCGCGAAGCACGATTCTCTCTATGGTAGGACCTTGGAGGCTATGGTGGCCAAGGCAAGGATCCTGGATAAGAAAGGCGCAAGTTCCCAGGCTGTGCAGGCCTATCGGGAGATTCTGAGTTCGGGCTTTGCGTTGCCATCTGATCTGTCGCGGTTCGTCAGGGCAAGAGTTGGTATGGCGAATTGA
- a CDS encoding type 4a pilus biogenesis protein PilO translates to MAAKNARQNKLDSFIDGQYQSLDNKIKIFVLLLAIAIPLAGMYYAVYEPNIEEQKGLREQIADVNEEIHKAQSAIANMPAFMAKLAETQRKFDESLVNIPKTNEIPKLLRTISDLGKAAGLEFLSFAPGPEVPQEFYAEIPISISLYGPYHSVGTFLDKLSKLDRIVTLDSLSMATPKQENDEILLTSTGTLVTYRSTVESTATPQSQAGKQAAKK, encoded by the coding sequence ATGGCTGCAAAAAATGCGCGACAGAATAAACTTGATTCTTTTATTGATGGTCAATATCAGTCGCTGGACAATAAGATTAAGATTTTTGTTTTACTGCTGGCAATCGCGATTCCGCTCGCAGGAATGTACTATGCAGTATATGAGCCAAACATTGAGGAGCAAAAAGGTTTAAGAGAGCAGATAGCCGATGTGAACGAGGAAATTCATAAAGCTCAAAGCGCTATTGCCAATATGCCGGCTTTCATGGCCAAGTTGGCGGAAACGCAGCGCAAATTTGATGAAAGTCTTGTCAATATCCCGAAAACTAACGAAATTCCGAAGCTGCTGCGGACAATCTCAGATTTGGGTAAGGCTGCAGGGCTTGAGTTCCTGTCTTTTGCGCCGGGTCCGGAAGTCCCGCAGGAATTCTATGCGGAAATTCCTATTTCTATTTCTCTGTATGGCCCGTATCATAGCGTTGGTACATTTTTAGATAAATTGTCCAAGCTGGATCGGATTGTGACGCTTGATTCTCTAAGCATGGCCACGCCGAAACAGGAAAATGATGAGATTCTTTTGACTTCAACGGGTACGCTGGTCACTTATCGTTCTACAGTAGAATCTACTGCAACTCCGCAAAGTCAAGCCGGAAAGCAGGCCGCGAAAAAATAG
- a CDS encoding PilN domain-containing protein: MLAILTVGLFIAALAFVGIVQVIQTRGLRAELEVVQEEKEKYNDELNKIKQLEQQQALLETRIAIIKELKKNAGVAVHVMDDVASHTPPDRMWLTQLSQSSSGLEVTGMSQDNQTIARYMDELENSPYLSNVTLGKSDMKKYADRDLKEFTLRSSIDRLGPTQPAAAPAKAQ, encoded by the coding sequence ATGTTGGCCATTCTTACTGTAGGTCTGTTCATTGCTGCGCTAGCGTTTGTTGGTATCGTGCAGGTAATCCAGACGAGAGGATTGCGTGCTGAACTTGAGGTAGTACAAGAAGAGAAAGAAAAGTATAATGATGAATTGAATAAAATCAAACAATTAGAGCAACAACAGGCACTCCTTGAAACCAGGATAGCAATAATCAAGGAGCTGAAAAAGAATGCAGGGGTAGCCGTTCATGTCATGGATGACGTCGCGAGTCATACCCCGCCGGACAGAATGTGGCTCACTCAATTGTCACAGAGTTCAAGCGGGCTTGAAGTGACCGGCATGTCCCAGGACAATCAAACAATAGCCAGATATATGGATGAGTTGGAAAACTCACCATATTTGTCTAATGTGACCTTGGGAAAATCGGACATGAAAAAATACGCTGATCGCGATCTTAAGGAATTCACGCTGCGGAGTTCCATAGATAGGCTTGGGCCGACGCAACCCGCCGCCGCTCCGGCCAAAGCTCAGTAA
- a CDS encoding pilus assembly protein PilP: MKMQHLTKSAFHLGTSVRIIVAVMSIMLGGGNIAMAIDASSSQALLPSDADTDMGGSPPAPMQEEAAPLQGNAAQGAAAPQYEYQVASRPDPFKPFITLKSVNPNELLDEEGELTGMQLFEPAQLSLVAVMDTPRGRIAMVEDVTKKGYKITVGQLIGRHGQVTEIQKEQVKVTETAQTRGGEKIETDVFMKLKRDGEGK; the protein is encoded by the coding sequence ATGAAAATGCAGCATCTGACAAAATCGGCTTTTCATCTGGGTACCTCTGTGAGGATTATTGTGGCGGTGATGTCCATCATGCTTGGTGGAGGCAATATAGCTATGGCAATTGACGCTTCGTCAAGCCAGGCTCTATTGCCTTCTGATGCAGATACAGATATGGGCGGTTCACCACCAGCTCCCATGCAGGAGGAGGCTGCGCCCCTGCAGGGTAATGCAGCGCAGGGTGCAGCAGCGCCTCAGTATGAATATCAGGTTGCATCAAGACCAGATCCTTTTAAACCCTTTATTACGCTCAAGTCGGTCAATCCGAACGAGCTGCTGGATGAAGAGGGCGAGCTGACAGGCATGCAGCTTTTTGAACCCGCCCAACTGAGTTTAGTCGCAGTGATGGATACACCACGGGGTCGAATAGCCATGGTGGAGGATGTGACCAAAAAAGGCTACAAAATTACCGTGGGTCAGCTGATCGGCAGACACGGTCAGGTAACGGAAATCCAGAAGGAACAGGTGAAAGTTACCGAAACGGCCCAGACCCGCGGTGGAGAGAAGATAGAGACAGATGTGTTCATGAAGCTGAAAAGAGATGGAGAAGGTAAATGA